The Daucus carota subsp. sativus chromosome 2, DH1 v3.0, whole genome shotgun sequence genome includes a window with the following:
- the LOC135150391 gene encoding uncharacterized protein LOC135150391, translated as MSNMMVQPQIPKLTATNYGNWSIQMKVLLGSYDSWDIVESGYDEREDEAALSNAEKMTLKETQKNDKKALYTIIQGVDESTFKYISNEKTAKDAWEILQKSFQGVEKVKQVRLQVLRAEFENLKIKSSGNIGEFVTRLKTVKNQMKRNGESLDDVRVMKKLLRSLTRKFYYVVTSIEESKDLSTISIDELVGSLQAHEQRMNLYDDPSHLEKALQSKVSIGDSSGSSSSARGRGGYCGGQGRGRHYKCRAPKVEERSHFAAAKEDKDVGTTAFLTYKGDEESKKNVWYLDSGASNYMTGHKELFTEIADTISGEVTLGDSSMILVKEKGTITIMSKKGEKKYVNHVYYIPALKSNIISLGQLVEKGYNIRMQDNPSLLEIKLGN; from the exons ATGTCAAATATGATGGTGCAACCACAAATCCCAAAATTGACGGCAACAAATTACGGGAACTGGAGTATCCAAATGAAGGTGTTACTCGGTTCATACGATAGTTGGGATATTGTCGAAAGTGGGTATGACGAGCGAGAGGATGAAGCGGCCCTTTCAAATGCAGAGAAGATGACTTTGAAAGAGACCCAGAAAAACGATAAAAAGGCGTTATATACAATTATTCAAGGAGTTGATGAATCAacctttaaatatatttcaaatgagAAAACGGCGAAAGACGCGTGGGAGATTCTGCAGAAATCGTTCCAGGGTGTCGAGAAAGTTAAACAGGTACGGCTCCAAGTTCTACGTGCCGAGTTCGAAAATTTGAAGATTAAGAGTTCAGGAAATATTGGTGAATTTGTTACGCGTTTGAAAACTGTGAAAAAtcagatgaaaagaaatggcgAAAGTCTCGATGATGTTCGGGTCATGAAAAAGTTGCTTCGTTCATTAACAAGAAAATTTTATTACGTTGTTACCTCCATCGAGGAGTCAAAAGACTTGTCCACGATTTCTATTGATGAGCTCGTAGGTTCTCTTCAAGCCCACGAGCAACGAATGAACCTATATGATGATCCAAGCCATTTGGAAAAGGCGTTGCAAAGTAAGGTGTCCATTGGTGACAGTTCTGGCAGTAGCAGTTCTGCACGTGGCAGAGGTGGCTACTGTGGTGGACAAGGACGAGGAAGGCA TTATAAGTGTAGAGCACCGAAGGTGGAAGAAAGAAGTCATTTTGCAGCAGCAAAAGAAGATAAAGATGTTGGCACTACTGCGTTCCTCACTTACAAAGGAGACGAGGAAAGCAAGAAGAATGTTTGGTATCTTGACTCAGGGGCCAGTAATTACATGACTGGTCACAAGGAGTTATTCACGGAGATAGCCGACACCATTAGCGGAGAAGTTACTCTTGGTGACTCATCAATGATTCTGGTCAAAGAAAAAGGTACTATCACGATCATGTCGAAGAAAGGTGAAAAGAAATATGTAAATCATGTTTATTATATTCCCGCTTTGAAGAGTAATATTATCAGTCTTGGCCAACTTGTGGAAAAAGGATATAATATACGGATGCAGGACAATCCCTCATTATTAGAAATCAAGCTCGGGAATTGA
- the LOC135150393 gene encoding uncharacterized mitochondrial protein AtMg00810-like, whose protein sequence is MSLSSGYSVSPTLLQKYQGPRLVCKLLKSIYGLRQAPHCWFMKLCSALLDFGFKQCACDHSMFVFTQQGSITVFLVYVDDMVLAGNDQGTMTKVKLFLSTRFQIKDLGHLKYFLGLELACSSQGIHLHQKKYTQDLLTDVGLLNCKSSVIPLKQNNGLLTDLSTETDFHDVSLYRRVIGRLIYLTISRHDIAYTLNTLAQFMSKPKVCHYHVVLKILRYLKATAGQGLLFSASSSLKLTAFSYADWAACRITRRSITGFCVMLGASLISWRSKK, encoded by the coding sequence ATGTCACTTTCTTCGGGGTACTCTGTTTCGCCTACGCTGTTGCAAAAATATCAAGGTCCGCGTCTAGTTTGCAAACTTTTAAAGTCTATCTATGGACTTCGCCAGGCGCCTCATTGCTGGTTTATGAAATTGTGTTCAGCATTACTTGACTTTGGTTTCAAACAATGTGCTTGCGATCACAGTATGTTTGTGTTTACACAACAAGGCTCCATTACTGTCTTTCTGgtgtatgttgatgatatgGTTTTGGCTGGTAATGATCAAGGCACCATGACAAAAGTCAAACTATTTCTTTCCACTCGTTTCCAGATTAAGGATTTGGGGCatcttaaatattttcttgGTCTTGAGTTAGCTTGTTCTTCTCAAGGTATTCACCTGCACCAGAAAAAGTATACTCAAGATTTGTTAACTGATGTGGGTCTTCTGAATTGCAAGTCCTCGGTTATACCCTTGAAACAAAATAATGGTCTACTTACTGATTTATCTACAGAAACTGATTTTCATGATGTTTCACTATATCGTAGGGTCATTGGTCGGCTAATCTATCTTACGATTTCTCGACACGATATTGCATACACTTTGAATACGCTTGCTCAGTTCATGTCCAAACCTAAGGTCTGTCATTATCATGTTGTGCTCAAGATTCTTCGCTATCTCAAGGCAACAGCGGGCCAAGGCTTGCTCTTCTCTGCCTCTAGTTCTCTCAAACTTACTGCTTTTAGCTATGCTGATTGGGCAGCCTGTAGAATTACTCGACGTTCCATCACAGGTTTTTGTGTTATGTTGGGTGCCTCTTTAATCTCCTGGCGCTCCAAGAAGTAG